The Candidatus Binatia bacterium genome segment CGGCTATATGACAAATACCAAGGCCGGTCAACGACCCGCGCCGGATTGTTAACCATCAGTGGCGGCGCTATAGTTTCGGTGATGGCCAAGACGACTCCTCTCGTAGATATTCACCGCGTGCACGGCGCAACGCTCGTCGAACAAGACGGCTGGGTCTTGCCGGCCCGTTTCGGCGCGCCGCTGGAGGAATACCAGGCCGTCCGCTCGGCCGTAGGACTCTTTGACATGTGCGACTACGCCGCGGTCGAGCTCACCGGGCCGGACCGCGCCTCCTATCTTCAGGGCATGGTCAGCAACGACGTTAAAAAACTCACGCTGGGAAGCGGAGTCTATGCAGCCGTGCTCGACGTGAACGGCAAGATCCTCGCGGATTTGAGAGTTCTTTGTGCTGAAGAGTCTTTAATCATTTTACTGAAGGACTTCTTGAAAGAAAAAGTCATCGCCCAACTGAACCGCTATCTCGTGGCGGACGACGTCGAGATCAGCGACGCCGCCGGGCGTTATGGAATGATTTCCCTTCAGGGCCCGCACGCCTTCCTTTTATTGAATGCCGCCGCTCCCCATCAGGACCCGCCCGTGCATATGAACGAGCATCGTGTGCTCCGCATCGTAGAGCGGGAGGTCCGAGCGATTCGCGCGACCCACACCGGCGAAGAAGGGTTCGATCTCTTGATGGAGGTCGAAAATCTCGCGCAGGTCGTCGGCGAAATCGAAAGGGCCGGAACGGCGCTCGCTCTCCGCTGGGCGGGGCTCCAGGCGCAGGAAATCCTTCGGGTCGAGGCCGGCCTGCCGCGCTACGGCATCGACATGGACGAAGATAATTTATTGCTGGAGACCGGCCTGGAGCACGCCGTGAGTTTCAACAAAGGCTGTTACATCGGCCAGGAAGTGATCGAGCGCGTGCGCTCGCGCGGCCACGTCAACCGGAAACTCGCCGGCATCGCGCTCGACGGGGAAAGCCCGGCGCAGCGCTGCGACAAGATCCATGCCGACGGAAAAGAAATCGGCCGAGTCACCAGCTCGGTTTTTTCGCCGAAGATCGGTCGGCCCATCGCTCTCGGCTACGTGCACCGCGATTACTGGGCGCCGGGCACGACGGTCTCCGTCGAACGAAACGGCGAGCGGATCGGCGGCATGGTTACAGCCCTGCCTTTCGTGTATTCGACTTCCCCTTGAAAGCCGCTGGGAGCTGGGATAGATAATCGCACTCCAGGAAAGAAAGGAGATCCAAGGATGGCAGCATTCGTTAAGGTGTGCAAAAAAACAGATATCCCGGCAGGATCTGGCAAGACCGTTGACGTTAACGGCAAAGCGGTTGCTCTCTTCAACGTAGATGGAAACTTTCACGCCGTCGATAATACTTGCCTGCACCGCGGCGGACCTCTCGGCGAAGGCGAGCTGGACGGCAAAATCGTTACCTGTCCCTGGCACGGTTGGAGGTACGATGTAACGACCGGCACAAACGAACTCACCCCGTCGGTGACGGTGGCCAAATATGAAGTAAAGGTCGAGGGGGAGGACGTACTGGTCGCCGCGTAGACTTTCAATCTCAGCGTTCGGCAAGTTGACCGTTCGTACTTCGACTAAGCTCAGCACGAACGGTAAAACTGGGACCGGTCATCCTGAGCCCGTCGAAGGATGACTCAGCGTTCCTTACAAAATCTTTCTAACTTCGATTGATTTTATCCAGCTCCTCCAGCAGCTCTTTGTTCTCGGGAATTCCCTTGTCGTATTCTTTGCGGTAGCGGATCATGCCCCGCTTGTCGATGATGACGACGGTCCGCTTGGGGTATCCTTCCGGGCGCAGACAATTGTAGAGGGCGGTCACCGCTCCGTGCGGATAAAAATCCGACAGCATCGGGAAATTGATTCCGCCCATCTTCTCGGCGAACGCCTTGTGTGAAAAAACCGAATCGACGCTTACGCTCAGAACCTGAGCGTCTCTGGCCTCGAACTCCTTGCGGTCGGCTTCGAGGTTGGTCAGCTCCTGCTGTCAGCCGCCGGTGAAATCCAGCGGATAAAACGCCAGCACGACGCTCTTCTTGCTGGCAAAGTCTTGCAAGCCGACTTTTTGTTCCCGCGATACGGGAAGAGTGAAATCGGGTGCCTTCTGGCCCACATCGACGGTCGCCATACAAATCCTCCTTTAAAATCGAATCGTCCAGTAATCCATTACTTCATTTTGGCGCCGAGGTAAACCCTGATGTAATCTCTCAACGCCTCGCGCGTACTGTCAAAGCCGAGGTCGTCCCAGGGAATTTCCCGAGAATCGAACGTGGCGGCCTCGACGGACTCGTCGCCGGCTTCGAGCTGGCCGCCGATCACCTCCGCCGCGTAGACTACGATCACGTTGGGAGAACCCTTGTACGAATACACGCCGACGACCGGCCCGAGACGAACGTCGAGACAGGATTCTTCCCGCGTCTCGCGAATCGCCGCGTCCATAACGCTTTCGCCGCGATCGACGTAGCCGCCGGGAAAGACCCACTTGCCGAGCGCCGGCTCGACGCCGCGGCGCAGCAGGACCACGCGTTGGTCGATCGTGAACAACGTCCCGGCGACGACCTTTGGATCGAGATAAAAAATAAACGAGCATCCCGCGCACACGAGCCGCTTGGGCTCGCCGGCCTTCATCAGACGACGTTCCAAACCGCCGCCACACTGCGGGCAAAAACGATACTCGACGTGGCCGTGGCCGTGCTCTTTTAGGTGCGCCATTTTTCTTATTTATCTTGGGACCTCAGGCTTCCGTGTGATGCAAGGCTCGGAAATCGCACCGCCGAGGCGCGGAGGGCACGTCCTTCGACTAAGCTCAGGATGCGCAGCTATGAAGGAATTCCGCTCGTGGTGAGCTTGTCGAACCATGCGAACTCCGTGTCTCGGTGGTGAATGATTCTTCACAGGAAACCCTGAATAGCCTTTATCTTAGACTCGGTTGAAACAAAAGAGGGTATTCGGTAAGCCTTAGCCATGCTGCGCGCCGTGATCTTCGACTTCAATGGAATTTTGGTGAACGACGAGCCGATTCATTGGGAATTGTTCCGCAGAGTTCTGCTCGAAGAGGGCTTGGCGCTTAGCGACAAGGAATACTACGAGCGCTATCTCGGCATGGATGACCGCGGCTGCTTCAGGGCGGTTTTCCAAGACCGGGGACGGTCGTTGAACGACGCCGCGCTCGCGAAGTTGATCAAGCGCAAGGCGGAATACTATCGCGCGTCGATCGCCGATCGCATGGTCGTTTTTCCCGGCGTGAAGGAGCTGGTGCCGGAGCTTGCCGCGCGCTTTCCGCTCGCCGTCGCCTCGGGCGCGCTGCGCGACGAAATCGAGCTAGTCTTGCAAAGCTTCGGCTTGAGAAATTTATTTCGTGCGATCGCGAGCGCGGAAGACGTCGCCGAAGGCAAGCCCGATCCCGGGATCTTTTTGAAAGCCCTTCAGACGCTCAACGATGAGTCCGGCGAGTCGGGGCCAGGCAAGGAATTGATTCGCCCTTCCGAGTGCCTCGTGATCGAGGACTCCAAGGAGGGAATCCTGGCCGCGCACCGCGCCGGCATGAAGTGCCTGGCGGTCGCCAACTCCTATCCCGCCCACGATCTCGCCTCGGCGAACGCCGTGGCCGACAGCCTGAAAGACGTGACCGTCGCGCTGCTCGAATCCCTGTTCAAGTAATTCTTGCAGACTTCTTCTGCGCCGGTTTTCTTGCTCATGCCTCACGCCTCTCGCCTCATGCCTATCGGTACGGTGTTTGCTGCGGCCGGATGGTGATTTCGACCGGGCACGAAGTTGTCGGCAAAGACAGCACGAACAACACGGTCTCCGCGATATCGTCCGGCTGGATCATCTTGCTGCGGTCCAATCGTTTGTTGGGCGGAATCAACGGCGTATCCACGAATCCCGGAAGGATCACGGAAACTTTGATGCCGTATTCGCGCACCTCTTCGAAAAGCGACTGCGTGAATCCGATCACGCCGAATTTCGACGCCGAGTACGCGGCGGTGTTCGCCGAGCCCGCTTTGCCGGAGATCGAACCGATGTTGATGACCGCCCCGCTCTTTTTTTGCAGCAGCGTCGGAAGAACCAGGCGGGTCATGATCATCGTCGCTCGCAGGTTGACCTGAAGCGTCCTGTCCACCTCTTCGATCTTGCTGTTCGCCACCGGCGCGGTTTTTCCCCATCCCGCGTTATTGACCAGAATATCGATCGACTCCCACTCTTTCAGCGTGCGCTCGACGAGACGCTCCATATCTTCGTCGCGCGTGACGTCCGTTGGCAAGACGAGCGCGTCGCCGTCACTGCTCCTGATCTCCTCGGCCACGGCGCGCAGCTCCGGCTCGCTCCGCGCCGCGAGCGCCACGCGCGCGCCGGCCCGGCTCAGCGCCAGGGCGATCGCCCGGCCGATGCCGCGGCCCGCGCCGGTGACGATCGCGACTTTATTCGTCAAAGACTTCATAAATTCGCCGGCGCATGAACTCAGTGCACGGTCGAAGGCTCGATCGGCGCGGGCGGGTGCGCGACCGGCGAGCCATGATGATGGATCAACAGCCAGCCCTCCGGACGCTTTTCAAAGATGTTCGTCGTCAATACGACCGCGGCGACCGACTCTTGGCCGACACGGTTGGTGAGGTTTTCGTACAGCGTTACCCATGCCAGAGAATCGCGCACCTCGACCCGCGCTTCGGTCAGCACAAAGCGGATCTCGTCCGTATTCTCGAAAATTCTGCGCCAGCTCGTCATGACCGGCTCCCATCCCCGCAACATTTCCCAGCCGGGGTGAAAACATTGGATGGTGTCCGCCTTGAGCCAGACGCGCTCCATCCGCGCGATATCGAAGCTCTCGAAAGCCCGGTAAAAGTTTTCGTTCGCCGTATAAACGGCTCTTTGTTCGCTGGTCATGATTGCTGAGCCTCAGTGCAACGGCCTGGGCGCCATGAAGACGAGAAGGACGAGGCGATCCGGTCCGGGGTTCGTGACACCGTGCTTCTGTCCGGACGGGGCCATCACAATCTCTCCGTCGCCCAGCTCTCTTTCCTCGGTTCCAACCTGAAAGGCCCCTTTGCCCTTCACGACATAATAAATTTTGTCCGAGCCTTCGTGCGCGTGCGCCGCCTGGCTTTGGCCCGGCTCGAAGCAATAGAGATCGCAGAACAGCCGCTCGGTCTCGAAAAGACCGTTCTTCTTCATCTTGTCCGCCGCGAACTGCATCGCCGCGGAAATTTTTTTAAAGTTGGCCATCGCCGTCTCCTTCGAACTCATTGCTTTCATACAGCGCGCCAACCCTGCAAATCAAGAGGAAATTGTTAGATTGCTTCATTGAGGAACCCGCCGGCCTGGGTGTGTCTCGTAGGGCCGATGCGTCGCCCGAGAAATATCCAAGCGTACTTTAGAATTCCACCCTAGAAAACTCGTGCCGCGTAACACCGCCGTATCGCATCGGCCCGGAGAGATACTCCCAGGCCAGCGGTTAGCGGTAAGTCGATGGGTCTTTTTCAACGGCTGTGTTATCTTGACCGCATGAATTCCGTTCTGGTCCGCTATCACGAAATCGCCTTGAAGAAAGGCAACCGTCCTTACTTTATCGACCTGCTGAAGAGAAACCTGGTTTCGGCGGTCGGCGGTCTGCCGCTCACCGAGGCGAAGACGCTGCAAGGGCGAATTCTTCTTTCCTTCGGCGCAGAAGCGCCTCGGGAAGAAATCGGCCGGCGACTCGAGCGCGTCTTCGGCGTCGCCAATTTCTCCTTTGTCGAGCGCATGCCTGCGGACATCGACGAGATCGAAAAACGGATCGTTCAAGCGCTGGACGGCAAACAGTTCGCTTCTTTCCGCATCGACGCGCGCAGAGCGGACAAAGATTTTCCGCTCACGTCTCCCGACATCAATCGCAAGCTCGGAGCCGCCGTCAAGGCGAAGAGCGGCGCCCGCGTAGACCTGGAAAACGCCGAGCTCACCGTATCGGTCGAAATCCTGCCGCGCACGGCGTTCTTCGGCTTCGATAAAATTGCTGGCGCCGGCGGCCTGCCCGTCGGCGCCAGCGGCCGGGTCGTTTCGCTTATCTCCGGCGGCTTCGATTCTCCCGTGGCGGCTTACCGAATGATGCAGCGGGGCTGCCGGCTCATCTTCGTTCATTTTCACAGTGCGCCTTATTTGGACAAGACTTCACAGGAAAAATGCCGCGCGCTGGTGAAGCTCCTTACGCGACACCAGTTCACCTCTCGCCTTTACCTGGTCGCGTTCGGCGAGATTCAGCGCCAGATCGTCGCCGGAGTTTTACGGCCTTTGCGCGTCGTGCTCTATCGCAGGATGATGCTGAGGATCGCTGAAGCGATCGCGAAGAAGGAAAAAGCGCAAGCCCTGGTGACCGGTGAGAGCCTGGCGCAGGTTGCGTCGCAAACGTTGGAAAACCTCGCCGTCATCGGCAAGGCCGCGACTCTTCCCTTGCTTCGTCCGCTGGTCGGCATGGACAAGCAGGAGATCATCGATCAAGCGCGCAGGATCGGCACGTTCGAGACATCGGCGACGCCGGACCAGGACTGCTGCCAGCTTTTCGTGCCCAAGCATCCGGCGACCAAGGCAAAACTCGCCGACGTCGAAGTAGCGGAAGCGAAGATCGATTTTCTGGCGCTGGTTCAACTCGGAGTGGAAGGCGCACAGGTTGAAGAATTCAAATTTCCAGAGTGACTTTGCGGCCTTGGCGTCTTGGCGCGATGAAGAATTCGGATCGGATAAAAACGATCTCGCGCAAAGACGCAAAGAGCGCCAAGGAAAACGGTGAACAACCGGTAGAAAATGAAAGTCGGAATTATCGGCGGCGGACCCGCAGGTCTCTACTTCGCACTGCTGATGAAGAAACACGACCCGCAGCACGAGATCGAGATCGTAGAGCAGAACCCGCCCGACAGCACTTACGGCTGGGGCGTCGTTTTTTCGGGCCGCGCCTTGTCATTCCTGGAAGAGAGCGACCGCGATTCCTACGCCGATATCGCCCGCAGGCTTGAACTTTGGGACCAACAAGGGATTGTCCACAAAAGTCAAAGGGTCGCGATTCGCGGCGGCACATTTTCCGGGCTCGCTCGAATCGACCTCTTGCGCATTTTACAAGAACACTGTCGGAAAGCCGGCGTAATATTCCACTTTCAAACCCGGGTCTCCGATCCGGAGCTTTTTTCCGACTGTGACCTCGTCGTCGGCGCGGACGGCGTCAACAGCATCGTGCGGCAGAAATATCGGGAACACTTTCAACCGACGCTGGACGTGCGGTCGAACAAATATGTCTGGTACGGAACGAATCAGCGGTTCGACTCCCTGACCTTGATCTTTCGCCAAAACCAAGACGGTGTCTTCGTCGCCCATTCTTACAGCCACAGCAAAAGCGCCAGCACTTTCATCGTCGAGTGCGATGCGCCCACCTGGGTTAAAGCAGGCTTTGAATCGATGACCGACGAAGAAAGCCGCAGTTACTGCGAGGAGGTCTTCAAAGACGATCTGGGCGGCCACACGCTGCTGTCGAACAAGTCCGTGTGGATTAATTTCGTCGTGGTGGGTAACCGGCGCTGGAGCTATAAAAACATCGTGCTGATCGGCGACGCGCTCCGCACGGTGCACTTTTCCATCGGCTCAGGCACGAGAACGGCGTTCGAAGACGCGATCGCGCTGTACCGGACCTGTGCGGCGAACGAAAACGTTGAAGCGGCGCTGGGTGAATTTGAGCGAAGCAGAAAGCCGACCGCCGATCGGCTGCTCGAGGTCGCGCATCATAGCCTGGTTTGGTACGAGCGCTTTGGGGACAAGATGGATCTCGATCCCATCCCCTTTGCCTACGATTACATGACGAGAGGCGGAAGAATCGATCACGAAAAGCTGCGCGAGCGAGATCCCGAATTCATCGCCGCGTACGAAGCCTACAAGGCATCGCAGTCGTGAATGCCGGCAAATGTTTCGCCACTCAAAGCGAAATGCGTGGGAGCCCTACTTTTTTTGGGACGCAGTACTCTCTTTTGGAACCGTCCGAAGTACCACACCTCGATCTCGTGCCCAACACTCCCTATCTGTCTCAGGGCACGCTGGACCTTCCTCACTGGTGATTGTAATGCGGTTGCTCTCAATACCTCCACGTGTTTGCAAGTAGTTGACAATACTTTCTGCCCTTTTAGACGGTAAATCCAAACTTTCCCCGGAAAGCGGATTTTGTCTCTTATACCAAACAACAAGTAAGCTATAATTTGGGTTTTGTTTAAAGAACATTGCGAGACGATCCAGAAGTTTTGCGGCATCCGGTTTCAAAGCAGTCTTGTCAAAATCAAACAACACAATGTTGTCAAGAATTACGGTACGTTCAATCTTAGGAGAGGGAGCGGCTTTTTTCGCCTGCTGCTCCACCTCTTCCAACCTCTTTGCCGCTTCTTCCGTTCTCCGCTGCACCTCGGCGACCTGTTTCTCAAATTGAGCAGCCCGCTGAACTTCGGGCTGTTGACCACCACCGGCAGCGGCTTTCCTTTGCAAGGCATTCAATTTTGCCAAGGTCATTGCAAGCTCTTCTTGAGCCACAACGAGATCTTTCGCCCGCATTGCGATACCCTGCTCTAACTTCGCTTGTTCAACTGCCCTTAGTGCGGTTTGCCGCTGCAGATCAGCCTCCCTCTTTTGGAACAAGGATACACTAGTACCCAGAATAAGCATTATCGCAAAAATCGTCTTAAAAACGGTTGGCACACGAAACCGCCGGCTCCTCCTTACTGCGCCCGCTACGCTGTCGTGACTAAGCTCATAATAAAATCCCTTCAGACCAGGGCGGGCCTCTTTTCGTATCAGCTTGGCATCGACAAGTGTTTTCAGCGCATTCTCCGAGATCCCGTATTGTTTACGAATCTGACCGTACTCCATGCTTATTCTGTGGCCGTCTGGACTCAGAAGTCCTAGTTCGCATAGACGTCGCGAGCGGCAACGCTGCCGAAAAGATGAGATCTCTCGCACAGCTTGACGGTAGAAATTTTCGAGGAGTTTTTCCATGTTCTTGGCGCCACCGAGCAATTGGTCATCAACCAGGATGTCTTTTGACCCTTCTTGCTGGCGGCGAAGAACCTGTTGCTCCGCGTGCTGGCAGATAATTTGAAGCTGAAACGGTTCCACTTCACCTTGTCGACTGGCCAGAAAAGCCATTATGCTGTCGAGCGTAGCTTTCTTATAACGAAAAGGCCGCGTCGCGAACACTTCAGGTAAGTCCAGAAGCGCCGGCTCAACCACGGCTCGTCGAGCCGCTTGCGTATCCAACGGTGTGAGACGAAATCGCTGCTCGAAGATTCCGGGAATATTCTGGACAAGTTGCTCCAGCGCTCCCACGTACTCTTCGCGGAAACTCAAGATAATCTTAATTTCTGGTGGCGAGTCCGCATAACGCCCGCGATCTGGCGAGGGCGGCTCCTTACGAATCCTTTCCGGTAAGCCTCGGCCGACAAGCTCCCCCAGTTGACGTGCGAGGGCGACGCGAACAGATTCCGACTGCAGATTGAATACCTCCTCGAATTGATCGAAGACCAGGACCGGTACCTGAAGCGTATCACCGCGCCATAAGTCCGTGGCCTTGAAAAATTCCCACAAACCTTCAGTTTTACGGTCGGTATAGTCAACCGCCTGTTCCTGACAGGTAGTTCGCAGCAACGCAAAAACAGCTTCAATGGGACCGATATCGGGTCGATCAAGCCGTATGCTTACGGGCAGTAGTCCGTACTCGCGGAGTCGTGGGAAAAGGCCTGCTCTTAGAAGAGATGTTTTTCCCAGACCCGATTTGCCGAAAATGACGAGCATGCGAGTCGCTCGAACCCGATGCACTAAATCGTAGATTTCCTGCTCGCGGCCAAAAAACAATCGTTGATCGAGTTCGTTGTCTTCGAAGTACCGTGGACCGGGATATCGCTCGTGTGAGCCGGGCGTCAGAGACAAGACTGTTTCTTCTTCACGCTTCGCTATGGCGACCGCAGCTTTACTCACGATCAGTCCCCTCTAATACGGTTCTGCCGCTTAACCCAGTTCGCCTGGATGTGACTCGCCAGGCGTTCCAGGCCATGTGGATCAGTCAGTTCAACACGCTGTAACTTATCCAGGCGTTCGAGTCCTAGGGACCCTTCCAAAATTGCAGGAATCAGAAAAGACTCGCCCTCATCGAATTCCTTTTGCCGCTCCAGTGCTTCCGCGATCTCTTTATGGATATAACTCCGCGGTTTCGAAAGCATGTTCGGTGTTTGAAGTACAAGTACGTAGTCCACTTGCTTCCCCAGGACATGTACGATGCGTCTATTCCAATCATCGCCACCGCGGAGATCCTGCTGGTCGCGCCATGTATCGACCCCGAGGCTATGTAATTTTTGCTCCACTTCCATCACCCGCTCTTGATCACGCCTATCGTAGCAAAGGAATACTTTGGGAGAGTTGGGCGGTATTTCCCGTACTACTGCCTGTGGAGCTTGTGCTTCGTAGAGCCGACGCAGCTCAGACGCAAAGTCGGACCACGAATAATGCCGGAACTCGATCTTGTGCTCCTGGGTGAAAAACACTGCGCTTTGAGCGCTATCCGGGTGGTCGAAGAATGCAGCACCTTCTACCGCCAACGATCGATTACGATGGCGATACGTTTGCAAGACGTGAAGCAGCACACGCGCGTACCAGCGCTGAAAACCAAAACCAAGAAACAGAAACGACGTGCCAGGGTCGGCGAGCTGACCCGCGATATACGGCGGCAGAGGATGGGTACCTTTGATTATATTTACCAGGAATTCCAGCAAGTCGGTCTCTGTTAATACCAACGAATCTAGTTCCTTAAGATCGCCGTGGAGTTGATAGACGATTGGATGCTGAATAGTACCTTTGGAGAGACTCGTCGGCCGATGTTTCTGGTAATGGTAAAAGTCGTAAGTCGAAGATTTGTGGGCATCTTTCAAAGCGTTTACCATGAAGGGGACATAACTCATGCTCAAACAAAGTGTAAAAGGCAACGCAGCGAGATCTTCATGAAACCGCGAGGTACGCTTCGCAAACGGCGCATAGAAGTCCTTTACTTCCAGTTCCAGATCGTAGTGATCACCTCCGGGACTGTTGCAACGGAGCTGAGCCACCTGGGCTAAGTCCTTCCGAATGATATCTGGCGTATCTGCCGGCAGTTTTCGAGCCAGGTGTTGGGCGAGTTTGGTTGTGAGCGGGGTGTGATCAGGGTCGTCGGGATCAAAAACCATATCAGGTCCGCATACGAGGACACAGTTGCCCCGATTGATCGATTCAATTAAGCGGCGCCAGTCTTGTTCTGAAAGGCTATCTTTCATGTCAGAGTCTTTTTCTAGTCGGGTCGCAATTCCGTTTCAGGACAACTGCACCTAGAACAACTAACTCAACGTTAGCTCGGCCTTTCCAATTCCGCCGGCCGGAATTGTGACGGATATTTCAGATGCTTTGGGAGTACCGTTAATGATTCCTTCCGCCTTTACGACATGCACTCCAGGCGACAACTCTCGAAGAGCTGCGCTCTTACCGGTATAGTTGGCCGGACTTCCTCCGTCGATCGAGAGTTTCCAAACCGCCGCGCTCTGATCGCCATTCGTTACAGTTACGTTTAAACCTCCCAACTCGCTCACAGCCGCCTTTGCCCTCGCGGCCTCTTCTACTTGCTTCAAACTTTCCTGAAATTCGCGAATCCAAGTATTCGTCTCCTCTTGGACGACCGTTGTGACCTGATTAATAAAAGTCTTCGCCCGGCCCAGCATCGTTTGGACCTGGTCATCCGTCGGGTCTGATCCCTTCCAACCCGCTTTCAAGGTTTGCCATTCCAATTCGAACTCCCGTAGAAGCTGACGAATCCGCAGCTCCGCCGAAATGTAACGCATCCACCCGCTGGAAAAACCAAAGAAGCGGTCGACTACGATCATCGCGGCGGCAATACCCAAAGACACGGAAGCCCATGCCGGCTGTATCAACGGCTTGCCGTCCTCAACAAAAATCTGAACTACCATCGGAATAATTCCGGCCAGTGCTGTTAGAACGATTGCTCCCATTCGCGCCCGCATTGCCCATTGCTGTTTAGGTCGTTTTGCTTTCAAGTACCAATCTATAGCGCTTTTAGCCTCGGCCGTTAGGTGATCAAATAAAAGCTCAAGAGAATTCTGGCGCTTGCTAGGCTCCCATTCTAATTTAGGAAGTGGAGAATGTTGAATGTCCGTCCGCTTAGGCATTCCTGACTGTTTCCGCCTTATGGCAATCAATCCTCAGCCTAGCTGGTTGGTTAGTAAAATAGGGCGAATTGTGGATTGGTGTCAAGACGAAACAGGGATGATCCCGAATCAAATAATTTTTGCGTCGCTTTTGCTCCGTCTTTGAAGGACGACTCACTTTTCAAAACGGTAGCTTTGGAGGGCAGGTCAGTCAAAATAAGACGCTGCAATCTACGCTTTTTGGAATCTGAGTTGCCCATCTCTAACCTCTGCCGAAAATTCTACAATTTGAAACGTAATATTCTCGCCGGTTACTTGGATTCCTAAATTATATAAACCATCCGGAAATTTATTAGGTCGCGATCTGTCGGCGTAAAAAATGACAAATTCTTTCTCATCTCCAGCCGCCTCAACCTTTCCAACGACGGTAATAAAGTTGCTCCCACCTGGATTTAAATCGAACGCTGTCCTGTAGGGAATGTCGTCATCTGATGGCCTGTCATGCATCTGCCTGAGCGGAATAGGTAAGAATGGAACTCTATATTCTCTGACGTAAGCTAGCTCCACTTTGATGTTTTTTAGCACCACATCACTTAGATTTTTTATTTCAATTCGATGCATCCGTAGAAAAGCACCAGCCCAAACCTCATCTACTTGTTCATACGATCCTCCGACATCATGTAGAATTGCGACTTTAGCTGTTAACCGGTCCTCGAAATATTCGATGGTTTGGCGTTGCGAGATATCAATTAATACGGGAGTCGCAATGGTACGCACTAGAAAAAATCCCGCAGCAACTATCATGAATGCCCCAAAAATCGATAGGGCAGGAATCACGACATCATCTGTTAGCTTAGGGATTTCCCATTCAAAGATATTTACCAAAAAATACCAGCCTATTACCGTGACTAATGCCGTCTTGAGAACTGAGGCAAAGGATCCAAATATCCCTGTAACCGTATCCTTAAAAGCTTTCGCAAGAATCGTTCTCCAATATTGACCAAAGTGCTTGGCGAACTTCCAAGACAAAACCAGCATACCTGCCCCCCTTCCAATCGCGGGCAGTCTAGGACGTACCTCCGATTTAGGCAAACGATGGCGGAAACTACTTTGGTCTCAAGTCCGACTTGATTACCAAAGCGTTGAGTCGGAGAGTGGCCTGAACTCTAGGTTTA includes the following:
- a CDS encoding aminomethyltransferase family protein yields the protein MAKTTPLVDIHRVHGATLVEQDGWVLPARFGAPLEEYQAVRSAVGLFDMCDYAAVELTGPDRASYLQGMVSNDVKKLTLGSGVYAAVLDVNGKILADLRVLCAEESLIILLKDFLKEKVIAQLNRYLVADDVEISDAAGRYGMISLQGPHAFLLLNAAAPHQDPPVHMNEHRVLRIVEREVRAIRATHTGEEGFDLLMEVENLAQVVGEIERAGTALALRWAGLQAQEILRVEAGLPRYGIDMDEDNLLLETGLEHAVSFNKGCYIGQEVIERVRSRGHVNRKLAGIALDGESPAQRCDKIHADGKEIGRVTSSVFSPKIGRPIALGYVHRDYWAPGTTVSVERNGERIGGMVTALPFVYSTSP
- a CDS encoding Rieske 2Fe-2S domain-containing protein, which encodes MAAFVKVCKKTDIPAGSGKTVDVNGKAVALFNVDGNFHAVDNTCLHRGGPLGEGELDGKIVTCPWHGWRYDVTTGTNELTPSVTVAKYEVKVEGEDVLVAA
- a CDS encoding redoxin domain-containing protein yields the protein MATVDVGQKAPDFTLPVSREQKVGLQDFASKKSVVLAFYPLDFTGGUQQELTNLEADRKEFEARDAQVLSVSVDSVFSHKAFAEKMGGINFPMLSDFYPHGAVTALYNCLRPEGYPKRTVVIIDKRGMIRYRKEYDKGIPENKELLEELDKINRS
- a CDS encoding NUDIX hydrolase; the protein is MAHLKEHGHGHVEYRFCPQCGGGLERRLMKAGEPKRLVCAGCSFIFYLDPKVVAGTLFTIDQRVVLLRRGVEPALGKWVFPGGYVDRGESVMDAAIRETREESCLDVRLGPVVGVYSYKGSPNVIVVYAAEVIGGQLEAGDESVEAATFDSREIPWDDLGFDSTREALRDYIRVYLGAKMK
- a CDS encoding HAD family phosphatase; translation: MLRAVIFDFNGILVNDEPIHWELFRRVLLEEGLALSDKEYYERYLGMDDRGCFRAVFQDRGRSLNDAALAKLIKRKAEYYRASIADRMVVFPGVKELVPELAARFPLAVASGALRDEIELVLQSFGLRNLFRAIASAEDVAEGKPDPGIFLKALQTLNDESGESGPGKELIRPSECLVIEDSKEGILAAHRAGMKCLAVANSYPAHDLASANAVADSLKDVTVALLESLFK
- a CDS encoding SDR family NAD(P)-dependent oxidoreductase, with the translated sequence MKSLTNKVAIVTGAGRGIGRAIALALSRAGARVALAARSEPELRAVAEEIRSSDGDALVLPTDVTRDEDMERLVERTLKEWESIDILVNNAGWGKTAPVANSKIEEVDRTLQVNLRATMIMTRLVLPTLLQKKSGAVINIGSISGKAGSANTAAYSASKFGVIGFTQSLFEEVREYGIKVSVILPGFVDTPLIPPNKRLDRSKMIQPDDIAETVLFVLSLPTTSCPVEITIRPQQTPYR
- a CDS encoding nuclear transport factor 2 family protein, with amino-acid sequence MTSEQRAVYTANENFYRAFESFDIARMERVWLKADTIQCFHPGWEMLRGWEPVMTSWRRIFENTDEIRFVLTEARVEVRDSLAWVTLYENLTNRVGQESVAAVVLTTNIFEKRPEGWLLIHHHGSPVAHPPAPIEPSTVH
- a CDS encoding cupin domain-containing protein, with product MANFKKISAAMQFAADKMKKNGLFETERLFCDLYCFEPGQSQAAHAHEGSDKIYYVVKGKGAFQVGTEERELGDGEIVMAPSGQKHGVTNPGPDRLVLLVFMAPRPLH
- the thiI gene encoding tRNA uracil 4-sulfurtransferase ThiI → MGLFQRLCYLDRMNSVLVRYHEIALKKGNRPYFIDLLKRNLVSAVGGLPLTEAKTLQGRILLSFGAEAPREEIGRRLERVFGVANFSFVERMPADIDEIEKRIVQALDGKQFASFRIDARRADKDFPLTSPDINRKLGAAVKAKSGARVDLENAELTVSVEILPRTAFFGFDKIAGAGGLPVGASGRVVSLISGGFDSPVAAYRMMQRGCRLIFVHFHSAPYLDKTSQEKCRALVKLLTRHQFTSRLYLVAFGEIQRQIVAGVLRPLRVVLYRRMMLRIAEAIAKKEKAQALVTGESLAQVASQTLENLAVIGKAATLPLLRPLVGMDKQEIIDQARRIGTFETSATPDQDCCQLFVPKHPATKAKLADVEVAEAKIDFLALVQLGVEGAQVEEFKFPE